A genomic window from Octopus sinensis unplaced genomic scaffold, ASM634580v1 Contig11667, whole genome shotgun sequence includes:
- the LOC115229066 gene encoding protein ANKUB1-like, producing the protein MCTNDMDSYYFKYKGGKLENSWRVKEIIILNYSRVTVMSRHESNTSILIQCDVPIPKMIELHKQVDEITVAQLREIMSERTGIPVCLIYILKDKKTVLFDQYNLVEYGITRQTLLEMKVISEWEEFVKMVIVRQCSWVEKNLSSNPVIYNFQIKVFIKNIFQVALYLGTWYNLVDLIIFCLELRAKPCESISSIPGREWCISESLVDTLTTPAHLAAKLGNLRVLKLFVRQNISCLLSKNKTGRSLYSEAHFAKNYDCCEFILRKIIKNWPISRTKVMKWIIIKKILKWYCNARKNISLRRGIVKLISCDTRFRDVPLLTGIRIDGLNYPIANRNNLNKSTDLLKTKSLKTRNYISTSPFIYFDSKSSIGREQLEIVSSYSKRSYLDQDLHQQHLFSQYSRFPPSLNLDTSLYYPIFPSCFRPMKSCSSASHYQHPRPTYS; encoded by the exons ATGTGCACAAATGATATGGATTCGTATTACTTCAAATACAAAGGAGGGAAACTTGAAAATAGTTGGAGAGTCAAAGAGATTATTATATTGAACTATAGCAGAGTCACCGTTATGTCTCGACATGAGTCTAACACTTCAATATTGATTCAGTGTGATGTGCCAATTCCGAAAATGATCGAATTACATAAACAAGTTGACGAAATCACCGTCGCTCAACTGCGAGAGATCATGAGTGAAAGGACTGGGATTCCCGTCTGTCTTATATATATCCTCAAAGACAAGAAGACTGTCCTCTTTGATCAGTACAATTTGGTTGAATACGGTATCACTCGACAAACACTTCTGGAGATGAAGGTCATCTCTGAATGGGAGGAATTTGTCAAAATGGTCATCGTTAGACAGTGTTCTTGGGTTGAGAAAAATCTTTCTAGCAATCCCGTAATATACAATTTCCAAATAAAggttttcataaaaaatatttttcaggtaGCTCTATATCTTGGCACATGGTATAACCTTGTCGATCTCATCATTTTTTGCCTCGAACTCAGAGCCAAGCCTTGTGAATCTATTAGTAGTATTCCTGGGAGAGAATGGTGTATAAGTGAGAGTTTGGTGGACACTTTGACCACTCCAGCACATCTTGCCGCCAAATTAGGAAACTTGAGAGTTCTCAAACTATTTGTCCGACAAAACATATCATGTCTTCTCTCAAAAAATAAAACAGGGAGGAGTCTCTACAGTGAAGCTCATTTTGCTAAAAACTACGACTGTTGCGAATTTATATTgcgcaaaataattaaaaattggcCAATTAGCAGAACAAAAGTCATGAAGTGGATCATAATCAAAAAAATACTGAAATGGTATTGCAATGCAAGAAAGAATATTTCTCTCCGAAGAGGAATTGTTAAACTGATTAGTTGCGACACTCGTTTCCGGGATGTACCGCTACTAACGGGAATTAGAATTGACGGACTAAATTATCCAATCGCTAatagaaataatttaaacaaatctACAgatcttttaaaaacaaaaagtctGAAAACTCGTAATTATATTTCAACTTCCCCGTTTATTTATTTCGACTCCAAAAGTTCGATTGGCAGGGAGCAGTTGGAAATTGTCAGTAGCTACTCAAAACGCTCATATCTAGATCAG GATTTGCATCAACAACATTTGTTTAGTCAATATTCCCGTTTTCCACCCAGCTTAAATTTGGACACTTCTCTGTACTACCCAatttttccttcttgttttcGACCCATGAAATCATGTTCATCTGCTTCACATTACCAACATCCCCGTCCTACTTATTCGTAG
- the LOC118761301 gene encoding sodium- and chloride-dependent glycine transporter 1-like has protein sequence MPHIPGAFLIPYFLTALFCGIPLVFTETLIGQLTRRSAIKCFNFSPLMVWADAGSQIFYSYAVTCGALIALGTHNKLTHNCFLYF, from the exons ATGCCTCATATTCCAG GAGCCTTCTTGATCCCATATTTTCTGACGGCTTTGTTCTGCGGTATTCCATTGGTTTTTACTGAAACCTTAATTGGACAACTGACAAGAAGGTCGGCAATAAAATGCTTCAACTTCAGTCCACTAATG GTCTGGGCCGATGCTGGAAGTCAAATATTTTATTCCTACGCTGTCACGTGCGGGGCCTTAATAGCTTTAGGAACTCATAACAAATTGACTCACAattgctttttgtatttttaa